The sequence TTCAGCCCTGTTTCCGGATTGCGGTAAAAATCACAGCTTAAGGAAAAAAGCCTGTCCTTAAGTCCATCAAGGATGTTTAATATCTGCGTTTTTACTTCAGTCACCTGCATAACGAAATTAGCTCCTTAATATCCTCAATTATTACATCTGCCCCAGCCTCTTCTAATTCCTGCCTTCCCCTGAAGCCGTAGGCAGCCCCGATGGTTATAACCTCTGCCTTTTTTCCTGCCTCAATATCTATCATACTATCCCCTATAAATACAGTCTCTTTTGGCGAGGCATTGAGCTCTTTTAAGATTATCTCTATTGCCTCTGGCGCAGGCTTCTTATTCTGCACGTTGTCTCCGCCGACTATCTTCTTGAAATAATCTGAAATACTTAGTCCATCCAAAATTTTTTGCGTTAGATTTAACGGCTTATTTGTAGCCACAGCAAGTTTTTTATTCTTAAAATGCCTCAGAACATCTGCTGCGTTGGGATACAGTTTGGTCTTTACCAAT is a genomic window of Deltaproteobacteria bacterium containing:
- a CDS encoding HAD-IA family hydrolase, with protein sequence MFRTELIIFDLDGTLIDSSEDIAWAVNKTLRQMEFEELSYQAIKERIGWGVKVLLEKVLPEERHNLLKEAREIFMGYYSGHLLVKTKLYPNAADVLRHFKNKKLAVATNKPLNLTQKILDGLSISDYFKKIVGGDNVQNKKPAPEAIEIILKELNASPKETVFIGDSMIDIEAGKKAEVITIGAAYGFRGRQELEEAGADVIIEDIKELISLCR